Proteins from one Gimesia maris genomic window:
- a CDS encoding phage tail tube protein, which translates to MTLGIGTFTRVAIDSALPFDTSSIPIEIVGAESLVESQTIDETGGTTGTMEHISERTRLGQKRCSGSIRVPASKLALDTLLPLILGSTESSDEFALADSIPEFVMMIDRDEKVYTYSGCRIAKATFNGSSGQMVMVDLDIEAETETEGAAGSFPVLATPTESPYRFEDGVLTLLSEEREFNEFSLVIENQLDTERFENSLTRVDIPLLDRIVTLGTNHPWSTANLDLIKQDLAGAGGSLVLTNAETDDTLTFTFGAIQYPTRTPGTTKAQVTRLPLEGMVRKAGSTASLVITNAAGA; encoded by the coding sequence ATGACATTAGGAATCGGAACATTCACCCGCGTGGCGATCGATAGTGCATTGCCGTTTGACACCAGTTCAATTCCCATTGAGATTGTGGGCGCGGAGTCGCTCGTTGAATCGCAGACGATTGACGAAACTGGCGGCACAACTGGCACAATGGAGCATATCTCTGAGCGTACGAGGTTGGGGCAGAAACGTTGCTCAGGTTCCATTCGTGTACCTGCAAGTAAGCTGGCGTTAGACACACTGTTACCATTGATTCTGGGGTCAACAGAGAGTTCTGATGAATTTGCACTTGCGGATAGCATTCCTGAATTCGTCATGATGATCGACCGCGACGAAAAAGTTTACACTTACTCTGGTTGCCGGATTGCTAAAGCGACCTTCAACGGTTCTTCAGGGCAAATGGTGATGGTGGATCTCGATATTGAAGCAGAAACTGAAACCGAAGGTGCTGCTGGATCTTTTCCTGTATTGGCCACACCAACCGAAAGCCCGTATCGCTTCGAAGATGGCGTTCTCACTTTGCTGTCGGAAGAGCGTGAATTCAATGAGTTCAGTCTGGTCATCGAGAATCAGCTCGATACAGAGCGGTTTGAGAACTCGCTGACACGTGTAGATATCCCGTTACTCGATCGCATTGTCACTCTGGGTACAAATCACCCGTGGTCTACGGCGAACCTTGATCTGATTAAGCAGGACCTTGCAGGGGCAGGCGGTTCTCTGGTACTCACAAATGCAGAAACCGATGATACTTTGACGTTCACCTTCGGGGCGATCCAGTACCCGACTCGTACCCCGGGGACCACGAAAGCACAGGTCACCAGGCTTCCGCTGGAAGGTATGGTGCGCAAGGCCGGCAGCACAGCCAGCCTGGTGATAACAAACGCAGCAGGTGCGTAA
- a CDS encoding phage virion morphogenesis protein — protein sequence MSKTITAKELGGFLSGIVRRLESPQASKVLSEWNDELAGDLAQGFLNSHSPDGVPWAPLKNPRPPGHNPGTRPLIDFGDLMRSVVSNGQGHIEIITDDSTTFGTSIYYASVHQYGRKDGSIPARPFLGIPGESLDKAVEMLSGHLITIIDAI from the coding sequence ATGTCTAAAACCATCACAGCGAAAGAGCTCGGTGGATTTCTCTCTGGTATTGTCCGCAGATTAGAATCCCCACAAGCATCGAAGGTCCTCAGTGAGTGGAATGATGAGCTTGCCGGGGATCTGGCACAGGGATTCTTAAACAGTCACTCGCCCGACGGGGTACCGTGGGCACCATTAAAGAACCCACGACCTCCAGGACACAACCCCGGAACGAGGCCATTGATAGACTTTGGAGACCTGATGCGTAGCGTGGTTTCAAATGGTCAGGGGCACATCGAAATAATTACAGATGACTCCACAACCTTTGGCACCAGTATTTATTATGCCAGCGTACATCAGTACGGAAGAAAAGACGGATCCATTCCGGCCCGGCCGTTTCTCGGCATTCCGGGTGAATCATTGGATAAGGCGGTTGAAATGCTGTCTGGTCACTTAATTACAATTATTGACGCGATTTAA
- a CDS encoding LamG domain-containing protein, whose protein sequence is MATSHEWNGGAATKAQVSTFTIPSDIVAGNVITASIGFKKEPYTVPVGGTNITAAAGFVAVWNASTNPEFGEITASVGVDSDGDVDGSVVLTADTAGVPFVVTVVIGTGTNEKQLVTLTGATGGTFTLTWNGQTTDPIAYNASAATVQTELEALSNIDSGDVTVTGSNGGPYTVEFTGDLAATNVTLITASGTSLTGSANEEQTVTIINSPSGGDFTLTFNGQTTDVIAHNASAATVQSELEGLANIKVGDVDVTGSDGGPWTVEFIGDLAKTDVSLLVAASSLTGAPTAAAATSQSGSGLSIAGLKAYWKLDETSGDRADHVGANDFAELGTVVATTGILDKSATSFSDSNYLEVPHHTDLAPTGDFSISFWIRPSTTSAGPQFIICKGFTSGAASDGRSYNVYLYNDGIVFNCKATDGTTVSSSQASSIINTVTANSWNLVVVVADFNNEILKISVNNNTFETAALWDPDLYLSDSGLPLKLGVDENTEGNFRFPFIGQIDEVAIWDMALSQSDVSTLYNSGAGLGPPFTGINEIQTLTFTGTPTAGSVGVSFRGSKALIPHDSTAAEAEALLEALDTIGTGNVNVTGGDWPGTALSVEFINDLAQSDQPQLVVDNTAVHVSIAESVKGVPQPTVGIETTDGPIDITTVTANEGPNDWNTAANWNTNKVPITGDTVYVSETNVNILYGLDQSDVTLAALIIEQTFTGDIGLPRTNAAGSYPEYRDQYLKIGATLLNIGDKQGDGSERIKINLGSVQSTVLITNSGDSPDGNTPAILLLGTHASNAININRGSLGVAYYPTEVATVATLRQAFFDNAADDTNVYLGSGVSVTDIVKSGGVLDINSATTTFKQTAGTTTIHAGAHAVLNILAGLVNYNSTGTLSAVNLSGDGVLVFDQDARPKDVTIINKFTDDSEIYDESGSITSPVIDLEKCGDLSTLHMGQDFKLTFGATT, encoded by the coding sequence ATGGCAACTTCACATGAATGGAATGGCGGTGCCGCTACAAAGGCCCAGGTTTCGACGTTTACCATTCCCTCTGATATCGTCGCTGGCAATGTGATCACGGCGAGTATTGGGTTTAAAAAAGAGCCTTACACAGTACCTGTGGGAGGAACCAATATTACTGCCGCAGCTGGTTTTGTCGCAGTCTGGAACGCCTCGACGAATCCTGAGTTCGGAGAGATCACCGCATCAGTCGGTGTGGACAGTGACGGTGATGTAGACGGCTCGGTGGTTTTAACGGCAGATACCGCTGGAGTCCCGTTTGTAGTGACTGTAGTAATCGGCACCGGAACGAACGAAAAGCAGCTTGTGACGCTTACCGGGGCAACGGGTGGAACATTCACACTCACCTGGAACGGCCAGACTACAGATCCTATTGCATACAACGCATCCGCCGCGACCGTGCAGACAGAACTGGAAGCACTCAGTAATATCGATTCCGGGGACGTGACTGTCACGGGTTCCAACGGTGGACCTTACACGGTTGAATTTACCGGAGATCTTGCCGCGACTAACGTGACGTTGATCACGGCTAGTGGCACCAGCCTGACCGGATCAGCAAACGAGGAGCAGACCGTCACGATTATTAACTCACCTTCAGGCGGAGACTTCACGCTGACCTTCAACGGGCAGACTACAGACGTGATTGCTCACAACGCTTCTGCTGCGACAGTACAGTCTGAACTTGAAGGACTGGCAAATATTAAAGTGGGTGATGTTGATGTTACCGGTTCCGATGGTGGACCTTGGACTGTGGAATTCATCGGCGATCTGGCAAAAACAGATGTCAGTCTGCTTGTCGCTGCCAGCAGTTTGACCGGGGCACCTACAGCAGCCGCTGCGACTTCGCAGTCGGGGTCTGGTCTCAGTATTGCGGGCTTAAAAGCATACTGGAAACTTGACGAGACTAGCGGCGATAGGGCAGATCACGTCGGGGCGAATGACTTTGCGGAACTGGGGACGGTCGTGGCGACGACTGGTATTCTGGATAAATCGGCGACTTCGTTCTCAGATTCTAATTACTTGGAGGTGCCTCATCATACAGATCTGGCTCCGACAGGTGATTTCTCGATATCATTTTGGATAAGGCCATCAACTACATCAGCAGGTCCTCAATTTATTATTTGCAAAGGATTCACAAGTGGAGCAGCATCTGACGGCAGAAGCTATAATGTGTATCTTTACAATGATGGGATCGTTTTTAATTGTAAGGCAACTGATGGGACTACTGTCAGCAGCAGTCAAGCGTCGAGCATCATTAATACCGTTACTGCTAATTCTTGGAATCTGGTGGTTGTGGTGGCTGACTTCAATAATGAAATATTAAAGATCAGCGTTAACAATAATACTTTCGAGACAGCGGCTCTGTGGGACCCGGATCTCTATTTATCTGACTCAGGTCTACCGCTCAAGTTGGGAGTGGACGAAAACACTGAAGGCAATTTTCGCTTTCCGTTCATCGGACAAATCGACGAGGTCGCAATCTGGGATATGGCACTTTCACAAAGTGATGTGTCGACGCTTTATAATAGCGGAGCCGGGCTGGGCCCTCCGTTCACCGGAATAAACGAGATTCAAACACTCACCTTCACAGGCACACCAACTGCCGGAAGTGTGGGCGTTTCCTTCCGTGGGTCCAAAGCACTGATCCCTCACGACTCCACAGCAGCTGAAGCAGAGGCACTGCTCGAAGCACTAGACACCATCGGTACTGGTAATGTCAACGTAACGGGTGGAGACTGGCCGGGTACAGCCCTGTCGGTTGAGTTTATCAACGACCTGGCGCAGTCCGATCAGCCGCAGCTGGTGGTCGATAACACGGCAGTGCATGTCTCAATAGCCGAGTCGGTAAAGGGGGTTCCGCAGCCCACTGTAGGCATCGAGACGACAGACGGCCCGATTGACATTACTACCGTAACTGCCAATGAAGGACCTAATGACTGGAACACAGCGGCGAACTGGAATACTAACAAGGTACCGATCACGGGTGATACAGTCTATGTCAGCGAGACAAACGTAAACATTCTTTACGGTCTCGACCAGTCTGATGTCACACTGGCTGCCCTGATCATCGAACAGACCTTTACCGGCGATATCGGATTGCCGCGAACTAATGCTGCCGGGAGTTATCCGGAATACCGAGACCAGTACCTGAAGATCGGGGCAACTCTGCTCAACATCGGTGATAAACAGGGGGACGGTTCAGAGCGCATTAAAATCAATCTCGGCTCTGTGCAGTCAACGGTGCTGATTACGAATTCCGGTGACAGTCCGGACGGTAATACTCCCGCGATTTTATTACTGGGAACCCATGCCAGCAATGCGATCAATATCAACCGTGGATCGCTGGGAGTGGCTTACTACCCGACCGAAGTGGCGACGGTGGCGACTTTACGGCAGGCGTTCTTCGACAATGCCGCCGATGACACCAACGTTTATCTGGGCTCTGGTGTTTCCGTCACGGACATCGTCAAGAGCGGTGGCGTGCTGGATATCAACTCTGCTACCACCACTTTCAAGCAGACCGCCGGCACAACGACGATCCATGCCGGGGCGCATGCGGTGCTCAATATTCTGGCCGGTCTGGTTAATTACAATTCGACTGGCACACTCTCGGCGGTGAATCTCTCGGGTGACGGGGTGCTGGTGTTCGATCAGGATGCACGGCCCAAGGATGTTACGATCATCAATAAATTCACCGATGACTCCGAGATCTACGACGAGTCCGGGAGCATCACCAGCCCGGTGATCGACCTGGAGAAATGCGGCGATCTGAGCACACTCCATATGGGGCAGGACTTTAAACTCACCTTCGGGGCAACCACATGA
- a CDS encoding YkgJ family cysteine cluster protein yields MGSSDFAGCDDKSGRVVWFDSRLSDPDVKRVLGDRFKPFLIISRSSVRIRSQMGICDSCHSGCCRSFAVPISGADIHQFTQYQNKNFWDFACRWEDSEGLISRNLAPHFFFEDAPDVPFVICLKHIPSVSFPGTTKCRFLMECLPDDDHPKGLGRCSIYHSRPHTCRSFPAKLNDDSELAILYEIPTNGRNGEPAYDLCPRQWTPADLDPNETIQSLVVAKYEMTFFKKIAVIWNQNPGPWNSFPEFINIIYANRISSGQVGNSSQDQSPDDSESLSNAA; encoded by the coding sequence ATGGGTTCAAGCGACTTTGCCGGTTGTGACGATAAGTCAGGCAGGGTCGTGTGGTTTGATTCGAGATTGAGTGATCCCGATGTGAAACGTGTCCTGGGTGATAGATTCAAACCATTTCTCATTATCTCACGGAGTTCTGTCAGAATAAGAAGTCAAATGGGTATTTGTGATTCCTGCCATTCCGGATGTTGTCGCTCTTTTGCAGTTCCAATCTCTGGTGCAGATATTCATCAATTTACACAATATCAAAATAAGAACTTTTGGGACTTTGCTTGTCGATGGGAGGACTCTGAGGGACTGATTTCTCGAAATTTAGCCCCCCATTTCTTTTTTGAAGATGCTCCAGATGTACCATTTGTCATTTGCCTGAAGCATATTCCAAGTGTTTCATTTCCGGGAACTACGAAGTGTCGTTTTCTCATGGAGTGTCTGCCTGATGACGACCATCCTAAAGGTTTAGGTCGATGCAGTATCTATCATTCACGTCCTCATACCTGCCGCAGTTTTCCTGCAAAATTGAATGATGACAGTGAACTGGCCATTTTATATGAGATTCCCACAAATGGCAGGAACGGTGAACCGGCATACGACCTCTGTCCACGACAATGGACTCCTGCCGATTTAGATCCAAACGAAACGATTCAGAGCCTGGTTGTTGCAAAATATGAAATGACTTTTTTTAAGAAAATCGCGGTTATATGGAACCAGAATCCTGGTCCGTGGAACTCTTTCCCAGAGTTTATTAATATTATCTATGCAAACCGCATTTCTTCTGGTCAAGTCGGCAACTCAAGTCAGGATCAATCACCTGATGATTCCGAATCGCTATCTAATGCAGCATGA
- a CDS encoding phage head-tail connector protein translates to MSLTTKVILKTLLGISDSSLDDVIDLLILQADSMIKGYLHREIEEKVYTEYYSGTGYHVLQLNQTPVQSITSVHEDRNGYYGEGEDAFPTASALVAGTDFVLRKDDATNTEVCKSGILYRIGKVWHRPYSRLSGQLASSPGLGMGNIKVVYTAGWAAVPADIQFAANKLVTSMLQSREIAGCLTSESIEDYSYTLSGAEDESRMLDSIKGSLARYKKVVI, encoded by the coding sequence ATGTCGCTTACTACAAAAGTTATACTGAAAACGCTTCTGGGTATCAGTGATTCATCACTGGATGATGTCATCGACTTGCTCATTCTTCAGGCCGATTCAATGATCAAAGGTTATCTGCATCGCGAGATTGAGGAAAAGGTTTATACGGAGTACTACAGTGGTACTGGCTATCATGTACTACAGCTGAACCAAACTCCCGTCCAATCCATCACCTCAGTTCATGAAGACCGAAATGGTTATTATGGAGAAGGTGAGGACGCATTCCCCACCGCTTCAGCATTAGTTGCAGGGACCGATTTCGTGTTACGGAAAGATGATGCCACCAATACGGAAGTCTGTAAAAGCGGTATTCTCTATCGCATAGGGAAAGTGTGGCACCGACCTTATTCGCGCCTCAGCGGACAATTAGCAAGTTCTCCCGGCTTAGGGATGGGGAATATAAAAGTGGTCTACACAGCAGGATGGGCTGCTGTTCCCGCAGATATTCAGTTTGCAGCCAATAAACTGGTGACATCCATGCTTCAATCGAGAGAAATAGCGGGATGTTTAACTTCTGAATCGATCGAAGATTACTCCTATACACTTTCAGGAGCGGAAGATGAATCCAGAATGTTGGATTCTATTAAAGGCTCGCTCGCTCGTTACAAAAAGGTGGTGATCTGA
- a CDS encoding PLP-dependent aminotransferase family protein, producing MTDSNDIQFSRKRTWSHDLPISYLMQQGVENPGVLSLAAGLVDQNSLPVSITQSAFQSLFSDPGSAREALQYGTTAGSLSFRKLLLAHLSHLEQKSAEELRMTVDNIIVTTGSQQYLSLLGEVLLDPGDICLVAAPTYFVFLGVLQGLGARIISVDTDESGMKMDSLDTTLERLEAQSQLNRVKMIYLVSDYENPSGVSLSIDRRKKVVEIAQKWSKQHRIHILEDLAYRELCYDGPVLPSIRSFDQTGETVILTQTFSKSFAPGLRVGFGVASKSVCEAISDKKGNDDFGSTNLSQHILANALRENLYYDHVEYLRSVYREKRDCMLDAAETYFSKLKNIHWIHPGGGLYVWMTLPDSIETGFKSTLFQKAIHEDKVMYVPGELFYAYDHGLGCNEQPAIQKNHMRLTFGVQNSQGIQEGMKRLSNAVKSFI from the coding sequence ATGACTGACTCAAATGATATTCAGTTTAGCAGGAAAAGAACCTGGAGCCATGATTTACCGATCAGTTATCTGATGCAACAGGGAGTGGAAAATCCGGGAGTTCTTTCTCTGGCAGCTGGGTTAGTCGATCAGAACAGTTTGCCTGTCTCGATCACTCAGAGTGCATTTCAGTCTCTATTTTCTGATCCCGGTTCAGCCAGGGAAGCGCTTCAATACGGAACAACTGCAGGCTCATTATCATTTAGAAAATTGCTCCTGGCTCATTTGTCCCATCTGGAACAGAAGTCAGCGGAAGAATTGAGGATGACTGTAGACAATATCATAGTCACGACCGGTTCACAGCAATACTTGTCATTGCTAGGCGAAGTGTTGCTTGATCCAGGTGATATTTGCCTGGTTGCAGCTCCGACATATTTCGTTTTTTTAGGGGTTTTACAGGGATTAGGAGCACGAATCATTTCTGTTGATACAGATGAATCCGGGATGAAGATGGATTCTCTGGATACCACACTGGAAAGGCTGGAAGCTCAAAGCCAGTTAAACAGAGTGAAAATGATCTATCTGGTCAGCGATTATGAGAATCCATCAGGGGTATCACTTTCGATTGATCGAAGAAAGAAGGTCGTGGAAATTGCTCAGAAATGGTCGAAACAACATCGCATTCATATTTTAGAAGATCTGGCATATCGAGAACTTTGTTATGATGGTCCGGTTCTACCAAGTATCAGGAGTTTCGACCAGACGGGTGAAACTGTCATACTTACTCAAACGTTCTCAAAGAGCTTTGCTCCTGGATTGAGAGTAGGATTTGGAGTAGCATCGAAATCGGTCTGTGAGGCAATTTCAGATAAAAAAGGAAATGATGATTTTGGCTCTACTAACTTAAGTCAGCATATCCTGGCAAATGCACTTCGGGAAAATTTATATTATGACCACGTGGAATATTTGAGGTCAGTATATCGAGAAAAACGAGATTGTATGCTGGATGCTGCTGAGACATATTTCTCAAAACTGAAGAATATTCATTGGATTCATCCAGGAGGTGGACTGTATGTCTGGATGACTTTACCTGACTCGATTGAAACAGGGTTTAAAAGTACGCTTTTTCAAAAAGCGATCCATGAAGATAAGGTTATGTATGTACCAGGTGAGCTATTCTATGCATATGACCATGGTCTAGGCTGTAATGAGCAACCTGCGATACAAAAAAATCACATGCGACTTACATTTGGTGTGCAGAACTCTCAGGGAATCCAGGAAGGTATGAAGAGACTGTCAAACGCGGTCAAGTCATTCATATAG
- a CDS encoding phage major capsid protein has product MSETLEEKVKSLSSNIENLTKSVDQLNVPDMSGIHRDDQGRLAGYWESENSQTDNQAYKKTYSGQRGRVFPSGYKPFSEFQSFGEFIRCGFKDRSEVIAKTKKSWGLCKSIQGMSEIVGADGGIAVLPEFHQEILTRIYANDIFSRTDHYRVAGNNMTFPTDSETSRMDGSRSGGLRAYWVGEGDPLTGSSPKLGETTLKLNKLAVLVYLTEELINDNGMALESYVNKKVTEEMEFMLGDSIFNGNGVGKPLGVMQSSARVTVSKESGQAANTILAENILQMWSRLKASSRMNSAWFINQDTEPQLHQMSLGVSTAGGQLVYMPPAGLSGASYATLMGRPVIPTEFNETLGTEGDILLASLDDYITISKGCIEQAESMHVEFLTDQLALRFIMRIDGKPWETQPLTPYKGTATQSSFVTLATRA; this is encoded by the coding sequence ATGTCTGAAACACTCGAGGAAAAAGTAAAGTCTCTCTCATCTAATATTGAAAATCTTACTAAAAGCGTCGATCAGTTGAACGTGCCTGATATGAGCGGCATTCATCGTGATGATCAAGGAAGACTGGCAGGGTATTGGGAATCGGAAAATAGTCAAACCGACAATCAGGCATATAAAAAAACGTACTCAGGGCAGCGGGGACGAGTATTTCCCAGTGGCTATAAACCATTTTCAGAATTTCAATCGTTTGGAGAATTTATCCGCTGCGGATTCAAAGACCGAAGCGAAGTGATTGCCAAGACTAAGAAATCCTGGGGATTGTGCAAATCAATTCAGGGAATGTCTGAAATCGTAGGCGCTGATGGTGGTATCGCTGTTTTACCGGAGTTTCATCAGGAAATTTTGACACGAATCTATGCCAACGATATTTTCAGCCGCACAGACCATTATCGAGTAGCTGGGAATAATATGACGTTTCCTACAGACTCAGAAACAAGCCGAATGGACGGCTCTCGTTCAGGCGGACTACGTGCTTATTGGGTTGGCGAAGGCGACCCGTTAACAGGTTCATCACCGAAACTGGGGGAAACGACCCTGAAGCTGAATAAGTTAGCGGTCTTGGTTTATCTGACAGAGGAGCTGATTAACGATAATGGAATGGCTCTTGAGTCTTATGTAAACAAAAAAGTGACCGAGGAAATGGAATTTATGTTAGGTGATTCCATTTTCAATGGGAATGGCGTCGGGAAACCCCTGGGAGTGATGCAATCTTCCGCGAGAGTTACTGTTTCGAAAGAATCTGGTCAGGCAGCAAATACCATTTTAGCAGAAAATATTTTGCAGATGTGGAGTCGTCTGAAAGCATCTTCACGGATGAATTCCGCCTGGTTTATTAATCAGGATACGGAACCTCAACTGCATCAGATGAGTCTGGGAGTTTCGACTGCCGGCGGACAGTTGGTCTATATGCCTCCAGCCGGGCTTTCTGGAGCTTCATATGCGACTTTGATGGGACGTCCTGTGATTCCCACTGAGTTCAACGAAACACTGGGTACAGAGGGAGATATTCTTCTGGCCAGTCTTGATGACTACATCACCATCAGTAAAGGATGTATCGAGCAGGCAGAATCAATGCATGTTGAGTTTCTAACAGATCAACTGGCGCTGCGATTTATCATGCGGATTGATGGAAAGCCATGGGAGACTCAACCTTTAACTCCCTATAAGGGAACTGCTACTCAGTCAAGTTTTGTCACACTGGCGACTCGTGCGTAA
- a CDS encoding PDZ domain-containing protein yields the protein MKRLFAFLITFFVMTSFLIADFPWMTYSIGFRTVTVQDYKKHLKETGEEIPIFPPRTGNAVIAGGVQKGSRADIAGLENNDLIRIINGKLLRTPDEADEILKSVTYKDKLELGVIRRGRDQWERLAITIEALSEEEHIERSIVGSNPVKYKDHWYSTRRHRESPENYGSGDIHLNIAVVDDKPEFLYLCIGRLDSEDLFTRKYTVKTDENTYELIDLPPNEVKDINSRIDALLIAEQAKVKDIIDHIKAGKPLLEDQVRLLEKAWIGSARTKEYRKSQGGLTKLVGFKKSERSDTKRYENERYWETYNKEVSKSQEKMILDIATSKTVTIRYSGTKFYHELEIPSEVRSRMELVMKSFKNSGGKLFD from the coding sequence ATGAAACGACTATTTGCTTTTTTAATTACGTTCTTCGTAATGACATCATTTCTGATTGCTGACTTTCCTTGGATGACTTACTCGATAGGATTCCGAACAGTAACAGTTCAGGACTACAAGAAGCACCTTAAAGAAACAGGGGAAGAGATCCCCATCTTTCCTCCCAGGACGGGGAATGCCGTAATAGCCGGAGGTGTCCAGAAAGGGTCTCGCGCTGATATCGCGGGGCTTGAGAATAACGACCTGATCCGAATTATTAACGGAAAGCTGCTTCGGACCCCAGATGAAGCAGATGAGATCTTGAAATCTGTAACATATAAAGACAAGCTGGAGTTGGGAGTCATTCGGAGAGGGAGAGATCAGTGGGAGCGTCTGGCGATAACGATAGAAGCGTTGAGTGAAGAGGAACACATCGAACGATCTATTGTGGGGTCGAACCCGGTTAAATACAAGGATCACTGGTATTCGACCAGGAGGCATAGAGAATCTCCTGAGAATTATGGTTCAGGAGATATTCATTTGAATATAGCTGTGGTTGACGATAAACCAGAGTTTCTATATCTGTGCATCGGAAGGTTAGATTCCGAAGATCTGTTTACAAGAAAATATACAGTAAAAACAGATGAAAACACATATGAGTTAATTGACTTGCCACCAAATGAAGTGAAAGACATTAACAGCAGGATAGATGCGCTTCTGATTGCAGAACAAGCCAAAGTGAAAGATATAATTGATCATATAAAAGCAGGTAAACCACTTCTTGAGGATCAGGTTCGATTGCTGGAAAAGGCTTGGATTGGCTCTGCCCGTACAAAGGAGTATCGTAAGTCTCAAGGCGGGTTAACTAAGTTGGTTGGATTTAAAAAAAGTGAAAGATCTGACACTAAGCGATATGAAAATGAGAGGTACTGGGAAACTTACAATAAAGAAGTTTCGAAATCACAGGAAAAGATGATCTTGGATATTGCTACCTCGAAAACAGTCACAATCAGATATTCAGGCACGAAGTTTTACCACGAATTAGAAATTCCCTCCGAGGTCAGATCAAGAATGGAACTAGTAATGAAGAGCTTTAAAAATTCAGGTGGAAAGCTCTTTGACTGA